One genomic region from Sciurus carolinensis chromosome 2, mSciCar1.2, whole genome shotgun sequence encodes:
- the Slc25a47 gene encoding solute carrier family 25 member 47, translating into MDFVAGAIGGVCGVAVGYPLDTVKVRIQTEPKYTGIWHCIRDIYRQERVRGFYRGLSLPVCTVSLVSSVSFGTYRHCLAHICRFRYGSSEAKPAKADVTLSGCASGLVRVFLTSPTEVAKVRLQTQAQAQQRRPSASGPSAAPPVCLVPGPKYRGPLHCLITVAREEGLRGLYKGSSALLLREGHSFATYFLSYAILCEWLTPPGHSQPDVLGVLVAGGCAGVLAWAVATPMDVIKSRLQADGQGQQRYRGLLHCVVTSVREEGLRVLFRGLAVNCCRAFPVNMAVFVTYEAVLRLTKGLFA; encoded by the exons ATGGATTTTGTTGCTGGAGCCATTGGAG GCGTCTGTGGTGTTGCTGTGGGCTACCCCCTGGACACGGTGAAG GTCAGGATCCAGACAGAGCCGAAGTACACAGGCATCTGGCACTGCATCCGGGACATATATCGCCAAGAGCGG GTGCGGGGCTTCTACCGAGGCCTCTCGCTGCCCGTGTGCACAGTGTCGCTGGTCTCCTCGGTGTCTTTCGGCACCTACCGCCACTGCCTGGCGCACATCTGCCGGTTCCGGTACGGCAGCTCCGAGGCCAAGCCTGCCAAGGCCGACGTCACGCTCTCGGGATGCGCCTCGGGCCTCGTCCGA GTATTCCTGACGTCGCCCACTGAGGTGGCCAAGGTCCGCCTGCAGACGCAGGCGCAGGCGCAGCAGCGGCGGCCCTCGGCCTCGGGGCCTTCGGCCGCTCCCCCTGTGTGTCTGGTTCCTGGGCCCAAGTACCGCGGGCCACTGCACTGCCTGATCACCGTGGCCCGTGAGGAGGGGCTTCGGGGCCTCTACAAGGGCAGCTCGGCCCTGCTTCTCCGGGAAGGCCACTCCTTCGCCACCTACTTCCTCTCCTATGCCATCCTCTGTGAGTGGCTCACTCCTCCTGGCCACAGCCAGCCAG ATGTTCTGGGTGTGCTGGTGGCTGGAGGCTGTGCAGGGGTCCTGGCCTGGGCTGTGGCCACCCCCATGGACGTGATCAAGTCTCGCCTGCAGGCGGATGGCCAGGGCCAGCAGCGCTACCGGGGTCTCCTGCACTGCGTGGTGACCAGTGTGCGGGAGGAGGGGCTGAGGGTGCTCTTCAGGGGGCTGGCGGTCAACTGCTGCAGGGCCTTCCCTGTCAACATGGCGGTCTTTGTCACCTACGAGGCCGTGCTGAGGCTCACCAAAGGCCTGTTCGCATAG